The following are encoded in a window of Ruminiclostridium herbifermentans genomic DNA:
- the tnpC gene encoding IS66 family transposase: MEQVRLAKHHQFGASSEKSQYDQINLFNEAEATADEAKAEPELVEIERHYRKKAKENADRLPPDLPVEVVEHTLPKDKQKCPECGEALHIMGKDVRRELKLIPAKAVIVEHVRYTYACRDCEKNACGVPILKAPVDNPVIKGSFASPEAVAQIMTQKFVMGAPLYRQEQDFRRNGIYLSRQTMSNWLLKCSEDWLEPVYNALREILCTREVLHADETTLQVLHEPEKTAQNKSYMWMYRTSGEEQHPIVLYEYQPDRRAKHPAEFLKGFRGYLHADGYKGYHNLPEGITVVGCWAHARRKWDEALKVLPTKDRENSAALQGKRYCDGLFDIECSLQKLNSNERFQKRQELAKPLIDEFFAWLKSLNPAPKTSLGQAVHYMIKQRRYLERYLLDGRLEISNNRAERSIKPFVIDRKNFLFANTPRGAKASAVIFSIIETAKENGLNPYAYLVYIFKNAPNWDIHNNINALELLLPSNVPESCNSAAR, from the coding sequence ATGGAACAGGTGCGCCTTGCAAAACATCATCAATTTGGTGCTTCCAGTGAAAAAAGCCAATACGACCAAATCAACCTATTTAATGAAGCTGAAGCAACTGCAGATGAAGCAAAGGCAGAGCCAGAGCTTGTAGAAATAGAACGCCATTACCGCAAAAAAGCAAAAGAAAATGCCGATAGACTTCCACCGGATTTGCCTGTGGAAGTGGTTGAGCATACTCTTCCGAAGGATAAACAAAAATGTCCAGAATGTGGCGAGGCTCTACATATTATGGGTAAGGATGTCCGACGTGAATTAAAGCTGATACCTGCAAAAGCAGTTATTGTAGAACATGTTAGGTATACATATGCTTGCCGAGATTGTGAAAAAAATGCTTGTGGGGTTCCAATCCTTAAAGCACCTGTAGACAATCCCGTTATTAAGGGCAGTTTTGCATCACCAGAAGCTGTAGCACAAATAATGACACAAAAGTTTGTTATGGGAGCACCTCTGTACCGACAAGAGCAGGATTTTCGTAGAAATGGAATATATTTATCACGGCAAACCATGTCAAACTGGCTGCTCAAATGTTCCGAGGATTGGCTGGAGCCAGTATATAACGCATTACGAGAAATACTCTGTACACGCGAAGTACTTCACGCTGATGAGACTACGCTTCAAGTACTACACGAACCTGAAAAGACAGCTCAAAACAAGAGTTATATGTGGATGTATAGGACAAGTGGTGAAGAACAGCATCCTATTGTGTTATATGAATACCAACCAGATAGACGAGCCAAGCATCCTGCAGAATTCCTCAAAGGTTTCCGCGGATATCTTCATGCCGATGGATACAAAGGATATCACAATTTGCCTGAGGGAATTACAGTTGTGGGATGTTGGGCACACGCAAGACGCAAATGGGACGAAGCACTCAAAGTCCTTCCAACAAAAGATAGGGAAAACTCTGCAGCCCTCCAAGGTAAGAGGTACTGCGATGGACTGTTTGATATTGAGTGCAGTTTACAAAAATTAAACTCGAATGAGCGCTTTCAAAAACGTCAGGAACTGGCAAAGCCTTTGATTGACGAATTTTTTGCGTGGCTAAAATCTTTAAATCCTGCACCCAAAACCAGTTTGGGACAGGCAGTTCATTATATGATTAAACAACGTAGATATCTGGAGCGTTATCTTCTTGACGGCAGACTAGAAATTAGCAACAACCGTGCTGAGCGTTCCATCAAGCCGTTTGTGATAGACAGAAAAAACTTCCTTTTTGCAAATACACCTCGTGGGGCCAAGGCAAGTGCTGTAATTTTCAGTATCATAGAGACCGCAAAAGAGAACGGCTTAAATCCTTATGCTTATCTTGTGTATATTTTCAAAAATGCTCCCAATTGGGATATTCACAATAATATTAATGCACTTGAACTTTTACTTCCATCTAACGTGCCAGAATCATGTAATAGTGCTGCTCGATAG
- the istA gene encoding IS21 family transposase, whose amino-acid sequence MIIKSSIITDLNIQTVKDLYKLKPFMEDTTLKVNKSQIARELDVDRRTVDKYINGFHKAKSRECVNCITAYYDIIAELLSDNSQQIFYYRRVLWQYLVDNHSYEGSYVNFCYYLRKYPELDSYFKKSRPSNANNVTIRYETGMGQQAQLDWKESIRFTLSTGEIIEVNIFVLLLSYSRFRVYRVSLSKTQDILFSFLDDAFNTFGGVPSVIVTDNMKTVMDEPRTEYTEGKINIKFKQFADDYGFKVHPCIAGRPRTKAKVEAPMKLLDEIRAYNGKLDYKELNELVTRINNRVNMQVNQGTGRIPLMYFNKEKAFLGSLPAYTIRKPYQITPHKVKVNSSSMFNHNGCQYSVPPEYVGKTLTLQVYDGYIHVYYNIELITIHTLSKKKLNYLNEHYTAIARKSHAFKEENINERAKENLQVIGEVYSYE is encoded by the coding sequence ATGATTATCAAAAGTAGTATCATAACAGATTTAAATATTCAAACTGTCAAGGATCTTTATAAGTTAAAACCATTTATGGAGGATACAACATTGAAAGTTAATAAAAGCCAGATCGCAAGGGAACTTGATGTCGATAGGCGTACAGTTGATAAATACATTAATGGCTTTCATAAGGCCAAATCCAGAGAATGCGTGAATTGTATCACTGCTTACTATGACATTATTGCAGAGCTTCTATCTGATAACAGCCAGCAGATATTTTATTACAGAAGAGTTTTATGGCAATACCTAGTAGACAATCATTCTTATGAAGGGTCTTATGTGAATTTCTGCTACTATCTAAGAAAATATCCTGAACTAGACTCATATTTCAAAAAAAGCAGACCTTCAAACGCAAATAACGTAACCATACGTTATGAAACAGGAATGGGTCAACAAGCACAACTAGACTGGAAAGAGTCTATACGATTTACTCTTTCAACAGGTGAAATAATAGAAGTAAACATATTTGTATTATTGCTGTCATATTCACGTTTTAGAGTGTACAGGGTATCTCTATCAAAAACACAGGATATATTATTTTCATTCCTTGATGATGCGTTTAACACGTTTGGAGGTGTTCCAAGTGTGATTGTCACCGATAATATGAAAACAGTTATGGATGAGCCAAGAACAGAGTATACAGAAGGGAAAATAAATATAAAATTTAAGCAGTTTGCGGATGATTATGGTTTTAAGGTGCACCCTTGTATTGCAGGAAGACCAAGAACAAAAGCCAAAGTAGAAGCACCAATGAAACTACTTGATGAGATAAGAGCCTACAATGGAAAACTTGATTACAAGGAACTTAATGAGTTGGTCACACGAATAAATAACAGAGTAAACATGCAGGTAAATCAAGGTACAGGTCGTATTCCATTAATGTATTTCAACAAGGAAAAAGCTTTCTTAGGAAGCTTACCAGCCTATACCATAAGAAAGCCTTATCAAATAACTCCACATAAAGTAAAAGTTAATTCATCCAGCATGTTCAACCATAATGGATGCCAGTATTCTGTACCACCAGAATACGTTGGAAAAACTCTTACTTTACAAGTGTATGATGGTTACATACATGTTTATTATAACATAGAATTAATAACTATCCATACCCTTAGTAAAAAGAAACTTAATTACCTTAATGAACACTATACTGCTATAGCAAGAAAATCGCATGCATTTAAGGAAGAAAATATAAATGAGCGGGCAAAAGAAAACTTACAGGTTATAGGAGAAGTATACAGTTATGAATAA
- the istB gene encoding IS21-like element helper ATPase IstB: MNNSTYKQLCRNMEILGLGQMVIHLDEISNFVTSNNLSFTEGLLRLSNYEVDFKEAKASRSMIKAAAFPFVKELKDYDFNFQPSVNQQEIQELCTLGFLERNENIVFLGPSGVGKTHLATSIGIAAAKKRTSTYFIKCHDLLQQLKKAKLENRLDVRLRHFCHYRLLIIDELGYLPIDKEDSNMFFQLIDMRYERKSTILTTNMNFNEWDGVFYDAVVANAILDRVLHHAHVISISGKSYRLKDHMKQGE, encoded by the coding sequence ATGAATAACAGTACATACAAACAGTTATGCAGGAATATGGAGATTCTTGGCCTTGGGCAAATGGTAATTCATCTTGATGAAATATCTAATTTTGTGACATCCAACAATCTTTCGTTTACAGAAGGACTACTGAGACTTAGTAATTACGAAGTTGATTTTAAGGAGGCCAAAGCATCTAGATCTATGATTAAAGCAGCAGCATTTCCTTTTGTAAAGGAATTGAAAGATTATGATTTCAATTTTCAGCCGTCAGTAAATCAGCAAGAAATACAAGAACTTTGCACGCTTGGTTTTCTTGAAAGAAATGAGAATATAGTATTTCTTGGTCCAAGTGGTGTTGGAAAGACTCATCTGGCAACATCAATAGGAATAGCTGCAGCAAAGAAACGTACTAGCACATATTTTATCAAATGTCATGATTTATTGCAGCAACTAAAGAAAGCAAAACTGGAAAACAGACTTGATGTAAGACTCAGACACTTCTGCCATTACAGACTACTTATCATTGATGAACTTGGCTACTTACCCATTGATAAAGAAGATTCTAATATGTTTTTTCAGCTTATAGATATGAGATATGAGAGAAAAAGTACCATTCTTACAACAAACATGAATTTCAACGAATGGGATGGTGTATTCTATGACGCAGTTGTAGCCAATGCAATACTTGACAGGGTATTGCACCATGCACATGTAATATCTATATCTGGAAAGTCATACAGATTAAAGGATCATATGAAGCAAGGAGAATAG
- the tnpB gene encoding IS66 family insertion sequence element accessory protein TnpB (TnpB, as the term is used for proteins encoded by IS66 family insertion elements, is considered an accessory protein, since TnpC, encoded by a neighboring gene, is a DDE family transposase.): MLNTRDKRIYLACGYTDMRKSINGLAAIVEGSFRLDPFGRALFVFCNRNRDRLKILEWDGDGFWLHFKRLEKGHFKWPLAGDEQTMMLTSEEMEYLLGSPRLTQKLKRQEIRANTAI; this comes from the coding sequence ATGTTAAATACAAGAGACAAACGAATATATCTTGCCTGTGGATATACAGATATGCGTAAGTCAATAAACGGACTAGCGGCAATAGTCGAAGGTAGTTTTAGACTTGATCCGTTTGGTAGGGCGCTATTTGTATTTTGTAATCGTAATCGAGATAGATTAAAAATTTTAGAATGGGATGGGGATGGCTTTTGGCTGCACTTTAAGCGATTGGAAAAAGGGCATTTCAAATGGCCATTAGCAGGAGATGAGCAAACTATGATGCTTACATCTGAAGAAATGGAATACTTGTTAGGAAGTCCACGTCTCACACAAAAGTTAAAGCGACAGGAAATAAGAGCAAACACCGCTATATAA
- the tnpA gene encoding IS66 family insertion sequence element accessory protein TnpA: protein MGSVKRTNEEWIKLYEQQRMSGQTLKAWCAENNINLSTMSDKISRLKKAGLLSEQNSRRNRKTKVETKWAEVTSLATDTEIQVEINGFTVIVPVDFNEAAFIRVCKVLKLC from the coding sequence ATGGGCTCAGTTAAACGAACTAATGAGGAATGGATTAAATTATATGAACAGCAACGCATGAGTGGTCAAACACTGAAAGCGTGGTGTGCAGAGAATAATATTAATCTTTCTACAATGTCAGATAAGATTAGTAGGTTAAAGAAAGCTGGTCTTCTTTCTGAGCAAAATTCTCGTCGGAATAGAAAAACAAAGGTTGAAACTAAATGGGCAGAAGTGACATCCTTAGCAACAGATACTGAAATACAAGTAGAAATTAACGGCTTTACAGTTATTGTACCTGTAGACTTTAATGAAGCGGCATTTATACGTGTCTGCAAGGTGTTGAAACTATGTTAA
- a CDS encoding DNA topoisomerase III produces MGKILVLAEKPSVARDLAKVLNCNQNSNGYIMGSKYIVTWALGHLVTLADPEAYGNKYKSWNIEDLPMLPNKMELVVIKQTAKQFGIVKGLLNRADVDQLVIATDAGREGELVARWIIMKAGFKKPIKRLWISSQTDKAIKEGFANLKPAKDYDNLFYSAQSRSEADWLVGLNVTRALTCKYNAQLSAGRVQTPTLAMIVAREEEIKRFVPKDFWSVQAQFNGFTVQWQDKVTNQTRTFSKEQADSIIQKITGQVGEIIEVKKELKKELSPLAYDLTELQRDANRRYSYSAKQTLNIMQKLYETHKLVTYPRTDSRYITTDIVPTLTERLKSIAIGPYAKPVQNILKNRINVTNRFVDNSKVTDHHAIIPTEQFVNLSALSSEERNIYDLIVKRFISVLSPAFEYEQTTVKLNVNGESFTARGKIVKSWGWKSVYEGFGKVDEDNEEEDNNQSLPEVQKGQKAKIISPKAVNGKTKPPARYTEATLLSAMEHPGKFVENKALKETLENTSGLGTPATRADIIEKLFNTFYIERRGKEIYPTSKGIQLIGLVPNDLKSPELTAKWEQQLSLISKGKVNPSTFIGEMKNYATKLVSAVIASSEQFRHDNVTREKCPECGKYMLDVNGKKGKMLLCPDRECGYRKTVTVISNARCPECHKKMEIRGEGEKKSFYCVCGYREKLDAFKQRKGEQVNKKEVAQFLKQQDTKESINSALADALAKWGK; encoded by the coding sequence ATGGGAAAAATATTAGTTTTAGCTGAAAAACCATCTGTCGCAAGGGACTTAGCTAAGGTTCTAAATTGTAATCAGAATTCTAACGGCTATATAATGGGGTCTAAATATATCGTAACATGGGCTTTAGGACATTTAGTAACTCTTGCTGACCCTGAGGCTTATGGAAATAAGTATAAGTCATGGAATATTGAAGATTTGCCAATGCTCCCAAATAAAATGGAGCTTGTTGTTATAAAGCAAACAGCAAAGCAGTTTGGCATTGTGAAAGGACTTTTAAACAGAGCAGATGTTGACCAGCTTGTAATAGCTACAGATGCAGGGCGAGAAGGTGAACTTGTCGCAAGATGGATTATTATGAAAGCAGGATTTAAGAAGCCAATTAAACGTCTTTGGATTTCATCACAGACAGATAAGGCAATTAAAGAAGGATTTGCCAATCTAAAGCCAGCAAAGGATTATGACAATCTTTTTTATTCGGCCCAAAGCAGGTCTGAAGCTGATTGGCTGGTAGGCTTAAATGTAACAAGAGCTCTTACTTGTAAATATAATGCACAGCTGTCGGCAGGAAGAGTTCAGACACCAACTCTTGCAATGATAGTGGCTCGAGAAGAGGAGATAAAGAGATTTGTTCCTAAGGATTTTTGGAGTGTACAGGCTCAATTTAATGGGTTTACAGTACAGTGGCAGGATAAAGTAACAAATCAAACAAGAACCTTCAGTAAGGAGCAGGCTGACAGTATAATTCAAAAGATAACTGGACAAGTGGGTGAGATAATAGAGGTTAAAAAGGAATTAAAAAAGGAACTTTCACCTCTTGCATATGATTTGACTGAACTACAAAGGGATGCAAACAGAAGATACTCATACTCTGCAAAGCAAACCCTAAATATTATGCAAAAGCTATACGAGACTCATAAGCTTGTAACATATCCTAGAACAGACTCTCGTTACATTACTACTGATATAGTTCCGACGCTGACTGAAAGGCTGAAGAGCATAGCGATAGGGCCATATGCTAAGCCTGTTCAGAACATTTTAAAAAACAGAATAAATGTGACCAACCGTTTTGTCGATAACAGCAAGGTTACAGACCATCATGCAATTATTCCTACAGAGCAGTTTGTAAACTTATCTGCTTTAAGTTCAGAAGAGAGAAATATATATGATTTAATAGTAAAAAGATTTATTTCAGTATTAAGTCCAGCCTTTGAATATGAGCAGACCACAGTTAAACTAAATGTAAATGGAGAAAGCTTTACTGCACGGGGGAAAATTGTAAAGTCCTGGGGCTGGAAATCTGTTTATGAAGGCTTTGGGAAAGTAGATGAAGATAATGAGGAAGAGGACAATAATCAGTCCTTGCCTGAAGTTCAAAAGGGGCAGAAGGCAAAGATTATTTCTCCTAAAGCAGTTAATGGAAAGACTAAGCCTCCAGCAAGGTATACAGAAGCTACACTGTTATCTGCTATGGAGCATCCAGGCAAGTTTGTAGAAAACAAAGCACTTAAGGAAACTTTAGAAAATACAAGTGGATTGGGAACTCCAGCAACAAGAGCTGATATTATAGAAAAGCTGTTTAATACCTTCTACATTGAGAGAAGAGGAAAGGAAATTTATCCAACTTCTAAAGGAATTCAGCTTATAGGTTTGGTTCCAAACGATTTAAAATCTCCTGAACTGACAGCCAAGTGGGAGCAGCAGCTTTCTCTGATTAGTAAAGGCAAGGTAAACCCTAGTACATTTATAGGTGAAATGAAGAACTATGCTACAAAGCTGGTTTCGGCTGTTATAGCTAGTTCTGAGCAGTTCAGGCATGATAATGTAACTAGAGAGAAGTGCCCTGAGTGTGGCAAATATATGCTTGATGTAAACGGCAAAAAAGGTAAGATGCTCCTTTGCCCTGATAGAGAGTGTGGATACAGAAAAACTGTAACTGTTATTTCTAATGCAAGATGCCCAGAATGCCATAAAAAGATGGAAATAAGGGGAGAGGGCGAGAAAAAGTCCTTCTATTGTGTATGTGGTTATAGAGAAAAGCTGGACGCCTTCAAACAACGCAAGGGCGAACAGGTTAATAAAAAGGAAGTAGCTCAATTTTTAAAGCAGCAAGATACTAAAGAGTCAATTAATTCCGCACTTGCTGATGCGTTGGCAAAGTGGGGCAAATGA